acacaactttattaccagcaagatcccaatttgtccgaagattaatagtattatccaaagatgataacattttaattccaaaccaggaaattcaaactggtatttatgttgcaaatacaatcgcaacatcaagtaatacagTTGTAATACTAAAGATTTAAATAATCTATAAAGAAATGACACTTGAATTCGCCAAAAACCTCATTAGGGAATATATGTGcaccaagaaaagtgcaatttacttccctaatgatgaagaatttttgattttccagAGGGCATTTATTGAAATCATATGCCctaacaatttcacaaaactaTTGAGATGTACAACCAAGCTAATTGACATTCTAACTTATGCGGAATTTAAGGACCTAGTCCTATAGAAACATAACAaacttttacatccaggtattgaaaaaaccgttaattggtttaaagatAAATACTATTAGCCTGATAGTCAAAagctatttcaaaatattatcaataatatgaaatctgtaatctggcaaaaacagaacatggAGACACAAAATTGGCACACGAAACAACacccgaaatatttaacacaagggaaaaatacgtgatagatttttatctcacGGGAAACCAGATCCTCCTATCTTGGATTGatattaatttgaaatttgccTCAAtagtagaagtaaaaagtagagattggctagaagcaaaaagagccattacaaaaatattcaatgacatgggaaagccacaggaaattaaagcagacaaagattcagcttttatgtgcatagctttGCAAAACTGGTTAACATCTGAAGGAACTTTCTGTAACAACTAGCAAAAATGGTGTATCTGATATAGAAAGATTTCATAAAATCGTAAACGAAAAACTAGGAATCATtggaaacgaacaaaatattgaagataggtgtacaaaatttgaaacaattCTATACGTATATaatcacaaaaccaaacataatagtactaaacgatatccagcggccatttttctatatgcaggCAGCCCAGACtttaacgtacaacaaaacaaaatcgataagatcgaatatcttaataagaatatgtaTGATATGAAGTTGAagttgacataaaatatagacaggctccacttgtaaagagtaaaatcacttatccatttaaaaagacaggaaaaattgaacaagtggacagtaaacattttgaagagacaaaccgcggcaggaaaatagttatatatataaatcaaagtttaagaaacagaaaaagtttaataagagtaaatacgataattccagaccaACCAATGAAGTGCGAGATACACAAcacattcctaataatgcttagttgaatattattatttatcacCATGGTTAAATGCAGCTATATCGAAATTAAACCCAATAAGTGCGAAAAATGGATATCTTACATTCCAAACTGGtacaatggaaattccaaccagctacgaataccattatttgagaataaacataacaaagacaatgccAATATTCGAAAATCTAGTAACTGAAGCATATGactatcccaatgtaccacatatacaatatttaatgatttaagaattattcagcgaagcaaaagaggtcttttaaacgtagtaggaaaagcttataaatacttattcggtacattagCTGAAGACGACAGGGAAGAAgctagaagaaaaaattaataaaatgtcCGAAGACTCCGTAAAAACCCATGATCTAAAtatgattgtcgacataatcaTTAAAACATTAGCTCAACTTAGCTCAAGACAGacacgaacgaaattttgattgtttcccacgttcctagcTAGGTCACTAAAGTtccgatatttcaaatagttccgtacccagatgaacataaatatattctaaccgagcaaatattcgataaattttatatattcaataaCCAAGTATTTCATAAGGATGCAGATAAAGAAAGTAATATTCGACAAATGTATTGTTGgacttataaaacaagagcaaactcaatgcatgcaaattatatagaaccaaatatacttttaacatggaatattcctgaaacagttgtcaattgaaaattgtaCCATTCAAATAAATGAGTTCCTAATTTCTAATAATCTAGCAGATTTTacacaaacaatttatatcaccAACAATGTTACACGTTTAGAACCAATGAATCActaacaaacaaaagaaatgataaaatcccatgtaaaacactataacttttttcaaattatatgcattacaacattttttatcatgataattagtttgactGTGTACTTagcatataagcttaaaaatataccttagaaaattattgtcaaatattgtaaacaaaaagaagaacatccgcacctagaaactaatgtcaatgaaaatattcaacCAAGAAAGAATTTTATGCTATATCCAAATTTAACGACCTGTGGACAGTCCAAATTCACAGGTTGGGGGAGTGACATATctataagtccctaagacttaagcacatgcctacacacTAACACACATACAACATGTACATCCAAATACACCCTACACTACTCCGGATGTACCTAAtggattccagataagaataagattgtcatatgatcctcaagaccgggttgagtggaaaattcccaactccaaataagtcacccactggtagactaaacatcccctaatttaaacattccttgcTTAATCCCTCACCCCATCGTCACCTTCCCACGTGTGAAGCTCGGACTCGcaatcccgaaaacaaaagtattagatttcaataaacaaaactataagaatctaagagcacttgtatccaagagcgaatgcacttgaatccaagagaaatccaaagacaattaaagtcagcaactccaaagctctttctcttcacttgatcagagcCCTAAAGTCtaaagtccatatcagaaaagctcgataccgaggcttgaacgtcaatcaaatcagaataattagaggagttcagtttgagacctaattgtaatcggtcggtgttcttcaacaaaaataaaaaattgtaatcattcagtgaaataaaaatataatttttttcacatatgagtattgcatttaattatatataaatatatgtaacaCAGAGTTatcgaaataaataagtttattaaagaatttctttgtttttgcatAAATGGAACAAGTCACGGAGCTTTTACAAGGTCATATCCGATAAAAATGTCTTCGAATCCCCTTCTTCCGCCAAAAATCAGCATTTGTGACCGATCCGTTACCCCAACTGTAATAGCTTGACCGATCCGGTTGTTCTTCAAAAAATTTGTTGTATTACCCTTCCTTAGAAACTTTCCGGCCTTGGTGTCAAGTGCGCTAGCAGTGAAATCTATTACACAATTGAATACCTTGATCGATCATGTTACTTAGCCTAGTATGTCCGGCAAGTTGCACACCTCTGCTTCTTAACTGTTTtctgtgtaaatattttcctaTATTGATTTTAAAAGAGGGTGGtatgaattagttttttagATTTATCTTGGGTATTTAAATTGAGGTAgacaaaactaataaatattttaaatgtttattgcagAGTGTGGTTTGCGAACTTAACCAACGGTATTGCAATCAGCATGGCTCGGGCACTGGAGTGGTTCCTGCATATTCGCCTGAAATGGGGGATGATCTTGCGTTTTATACAAGGGTGACACTTGACCATATTATGAATGAGATATGCAAACAATCCGATTGCTTTAAGTTTATTAATCAGAACAGAAGTTCTGAAGACCCAGCCATAAATTCGCTTGAAGAATGTACGCTAGAACTAGGTCGCCTTAGAAAACTAGTAACCCAACTAACGGATTCTTGTCAGGCCgtcaaaaatgaaaaaaacgAAACCACGTATTCAATAGAGAAATACAATCAAGAGatagaacaattaaatgatCTTCTAAAACAAAAAGATGAGCAATTGGAAGTACTAATTGAGGAAAATGACTGTCTGTGCGTGGCAGCTGAAATAAGCAAAAAGAAGCTCGATGATTTGGATTATCAAGTTCAGAAACTAGACGAAGATACTAGACACATGGAGCAAGGAATTGTTGAGAGCATTGGACTTATTCAAGACATCGGTGATGTATCGCATGAAAACGAGTTGCTAAAAGGGAAAATAAGCCAACTGGAAGATGGCGAGGCCCGTCAACTTATTAATGACCTTTCCAAACAATTGGAAGATTGCAGGGAGCAATCACGCCTAATTAGGGAAATTAATGAGGAAATGGGGAAGACTTTGCAGAAGTTAGGAATAAATCCaaaagaaattgaaaacaaaataaaagtaatagAAAGTTCAAAGCGAGAACTCTTCGATAAGGATCTCTCTGGAATGGAACCACCTCAACAACTTAAAGAACCTTTTGGCTCAATAAAAGAATCAGACAAAGATTTAGAAAGAACACTTTTTCCTCCTTCGGGATTTAGTGGCGTATACGAAGCACAAAACAATGATATCAAAgaaccgaaaactaattcattGGAAGTGTCTACTGATTGGCCAAATAAAGGAGCCGGACTTGAAACAGACCGCGAAGCCAAAAATAGTCCTCCATCCGGTACAGCGAATGGTGTAGCAATTGAGGGTGAAAAGTTAAATGCTGTAGTAGCTGAATCCACAAAGAAACTTTTTGAAGAACAGGGAAGAGGAACAGGTGTAGAACTAGGGAAAGGACCAGGGGCAAATAGTGGATCAATTCGTAGTCTGCTTAAAGCAAATGATTCAATGTCAAAGAACAAAGATCGCCCAATTGAAGGGAAAGGAGCAATAGCGAATGAAAAACAAACTGATGTTAAACAGCAAAATTTACAAAGTGCAAAAGAAGGAGTCGTCCCTAATAGTTCCGCCACAGAAAAGCCAATAGGATACGGTGAAAGCGGAGAAATCAGAAAGGAAAAAGTAACAGCAACTGGTGAAGAAAAAATACCAGCACCTATTTCAGGGAAAATAGGATCTAAAATAGGACCTTCTGGTTCAGACCAAAACACAGGTCGTGGTAAGGAATCAGTAATCGGACAAAATGTAAAGCAAGCAGCTCAATCTAATCGAATTCAAAAGGCAACTAAACCTGATGATGGCGGGGTAGATAAAGACATAAGCATTAGAGATCAAGGAGACGGAAAAAATGGAACTAATGAAGCCAAGCCTATAGAGGTTCTTAAGCCAGGAGCTGGCTCTGCTCAAGCGGCCACGGCTGGATTATTACAGGGAATGGGAATAACTGTAGCTCAAGAAATGACTGATAGTCCCAAGCAGGGTGATACTTCTTCGACACAACAATTACCAAAGTCTATGAAAGTTCATGAACCAATAAAATCTACTGGCCAGGGGGCAGTATTAGGCCCCGGAGCAGTAAAGGATGGTGTTGCGAAATCTCGTGCCGAAGTAACTTTACCTGGCGACCAATCAAAGGATGTCAGAGGAGTAGGGTTATCAGGCCAGCGGAAAAGGTCCTCCACGACGGAAGACACTAGAGAATCCaaattggggaataaaatttataaaaataaagggGACAAGAGTTTAACAAGTGACTCGGCGTCTAGCGGTCGGATAAGCCATGGCAGTAGTGTGCTTATAAAAATAGGTATAAGTAACAAAATGGGAAAACGGATTTCATCACGATGCAGAGATGGTGGCCAATTTGATGATTTTGTGAGGCACACTGTACAATCATTGTCAGCAGGTGATATTGATGGTTGCGCACTTGAAAGGGAATTGCGTAAA
Above is a genomic segment from Drosophila sechellia strain sech25 unplaced genomic scaffold, ASM438219v1 Y_20, whole genome shotgun sequence containing:
- the LOC116803411 gene encoding uncharacterized protein LOC116803411, translating into MGDDLAFYTRVTLDHIMNEICKQSDCFKFINQNRSSEDPAINSLEECTLELGRLRKLVTQLTDSCQAVKNEKNETTYSIEKYNQEIEQLNDLLKQKDEQLEVLIEENDCLCVAAEISKKKLDDLDYQVQKLDEDTRHMEQGIVESIGLIQDIGDVSHENELLKGKISQLEDGEARQLINDLSKQLEDCREQSRLIREINEEMGKTLQKLGINPKEIENKIKVIESSKRELFDKDLSGMEPPQQLKEPFGSIKESDKDLERTLFPPSGFSGVYEAQNNDIKEPKTNSLEVSTDWPNKGAGLETDREAKNSPPSGTANGVAIEGEKLNAVVAESTKKLFEEQGRGTGVELGKGPGANSGSIRSLLKANDSMSKNKDRPIEGKGAIANEKQTDVKQQNLQSAKEGVVPNSSATEKPIGYGESGEIRKEKVTATGEEKIPAPISGKIGSKIGPSGSDQNTGRGKESVIGQNVKQAAQSNRIQKATKPDDGGVDKDISIRDQGDGKNGTNEAKPIEVLKPGAGSAQAATAGLLQGMGITVAQEMTDSPKQGDTSSTQQLPKSMKVHEPIKSTGQGAVLGPGAVKDGVAKSRAEVTLPGDQSKDVRGVGLSGQRKRSSTTEDTRESKLGNKIYKNKGDKSLTSDSASSGRISHGSSVLIKIGISNKMGKRISSRCRDGGQFDDFVRHTVQSLSAGDIDGCALERELRKILDMFIDECGFCFCKCNIPKSRFYAICHKLYHNGLHTLDFRELAYMHRRIYAAAENILPGCLFNMIVKEMTSFSCTSTEHRQYDSSPLNTQSLQKCCSCKTTFCSNTNEEKLLHKVIRLESDIESAKTCLKNLKSIPSHLSIPRCSFNLEDFSAK